In a single window of the Candidatus Celerinatantimonas neptuna genome:
- the fabF_2 gene encoding 3-oxoacyl-[acyl-carrier-protein] synthase 2 produces MAKRRVVVTGIGMLSPVGNTAEDSWKALLAGQSGIVPIEHFDTEGFPTRFAGLVKNFEADKYIAKKNQRKMDLFIQYGIAAGLMAAEDANLSITDGNADRVGISIGSGIGGLGLIEQNHGNLVAGGPRKISPFFVPSTIINMVAGHLSIMTGAKGPNIAMATACTTGTHSIGMAARIIAYGDADVMFAGGAEKASTRLGMGGFAAAKALSSRNDDPQAASRPWDKDRDGFVLGDGAGALILEEYEHAKARGAKIYAELSGFGMSGDSYHMTAPPADGAGAALAMKNALNDAHINPSQVGYINAHGTSTMTGDIAESQAVETVFGEHANKVLVSSTKSMTGHLLGAAGAIEAIFSILALRDQIVPPTINLDNPGEGCNLDYVPGQSRKADLEYTLSNSFGFGGTNGSLIFKKI; encoded by the coding sequence GTGGCAAAGCGCAGAGTGGTTGTGACCGGCATTGGCATGTTATCGCCGGTAGGAAATACGGCGGAAGATTCATGGAAAGCACTTCTAGCAGGCCAGAGCGGTATCGTACCGATTGAGCATTTTGATACAGAAGGTTTTCCGACTCGTTTCGCTGGTTTAGTTAAAAATTTTGAAGCTGATAAATACATTGCAAAGAAAAATCAGCGCAAAATGGATTTATTTATTCAATATGGGATTGCTGCAGGCTTAATGGCTGCAGAGGATGCGAATCTGTCTATAACAGATGGAAACGCTGATCGCGTTGGCATCTCAATTGGATCCGGTATTGGTGGCTTGGGACTTATCGAGCAGAACCACGGTAATTTAGTCGCAGGTGGTCCTCGTAAAATTAGTCCGTTTTTCGTACCTTCTACCATTATTAATATGGTTGCTGGACATCTGTCAATTATGACAGGAGCAAAAGGTCCGAATATTGCCATGGCAACAGCTTGTACCACTGGTACTCATTCGATCGGCATGGCGGCGCGTATTATTGCATATGGCGATGCTGATGTGATGTTTGCCGGTGGTGCAGAGAAAGCATCGACCCGTTTAGGTATGGGTGGATTCGCTGCAGCAAAAGCGTTGAGTAGTCGTAATGATGACCCTCAAGCGGCAAGCCGTCCATGGGACAAAGACCGAGATGGTTTTGTTTTAGGCGATGGTGCAGGGGCTTTGATTCTCGAAGAGTACGAACACGCAAAAGCTCGCGGCGCAAAAATTTATGCTGAGTTGTCAGGGTTTGGCATGAGTGGTGATTCATATCATATGACTGCGCCACCAGCAGATGGTGCAGGTGCCGCTCTGGCCATGAAAAATGCACTTAATGATGCACATATCAACCCATCTCAGGTGGGGTATATCAATGCACATGGTACATCAACCATGACAGGTGATATTGCTGAAAGTCAGGCTGTTGAAACAGTTTTTGGTGAGCATGCTAATAAGGTTTTAGTAAGTTCAACTAAATCAATGACCGGCCACCTTTTAGGAGCTGCTGGGGCGATAGAGGCTATTTTCTCTATTCTGGCACTTCGAGATCAAATTGTCCCACCGACAATTAACCTCGATAATCCTGGCGAAGGTTGTAATCTGGATTATGTGCCAGGGCAATCCCGCAAGGCTGATTTGGAATATACGTTGTCCAATTCATTTGGCTTTGGTGGTACGAATGGATCTTTGATTTTCAAAAAGATCTAA
- the acpP gene encoding Acyl carrier protein, producing the protein MSTIEERVKKIIIEQLGVGEDEVKSEASFVDDLGADSLDTVELVMALEEEFDTEIPDEEAEKITTVQSAIDYILANQD; encoded by the coding sequence ATGAGCACAATCGAAGAACGTGTAAAGAAGATTATCATCGAACAGCTTGGTGTTGGTGAAGATGAAGTGAAATCTGAAGCATCATTTGTTGATGATTTAGGTGCTGATTCTTTGGATACTGTTGAGCTGGTGATGGCTTTGGAAGAAGAATTCGATACTGAAATTCCAGATGAAGAAGCAGAAAAAATCACTACCGTTCAATCAGCGATTGATTACATTCTTGCTAATCAAGATTAA
- the fabG_5 gene encoding 3-oxoacyl-[acyl-carrier-protein] reductase FabG, giving the protein MSLTGKVALVTGASRGIGKAIALELISRGATVIGTATSESGADKIGQYLGSKGQGMQLDVTDVDSINNLFSKIKENFDSIDILINNAGITRDNLMMRMKDLDWDDVISTNLTSVFKLSKAVLRGMMKKRAGRIITIGSVVGSMGNAGQVNYAAAKAGILGFTRSMAKEVASRGITVNAVAPGFIETDMTRELDEEQRQSILSEVPMNRLGSAEEIAKVVAFLASDDAAYITGETIHVNGGMYMS; this is encoded by the coding sequence ATGTCTTTGACGGGTAAAGTTGCGTTAGTCACTGGTGCTAGCAGGGGTATTGGTAAAGCTATTGCTCTTGAATTAATCAGCCGTGGCGCTACAGTCATCGGAACTGCAACATCTGAATCCGGGGCTGATAAGATCGGTCAATATCTTGGTAGCAAAGGCCAGGGGATGCAACTTGATGTAACTGACGTCGATTCGATCAATAATTTGTTCAGTAAAATAAAAGAAAATTTTGATAGCATCGATATATTGATTAATAATGCTGGAATCACTCGAGATAATTTGATGATGAGGATGAAAGATTTGGATTGGGATGATGTGATCTCAACAAATCTGACTTCTGTGTTTAAATTATCTAAAGCTGTCTTACGTGGAATGATGAAAAAACGTGCAGGGCGAATTATTACAATAGGCTCTGTTGTCGGTTCAATGGGAAATGCCGGGCAAGTAAATTATGCAGCAGCAAAAGCTGGTATTTTAGGCTTTACCCGATCTATGGCGAAGGAAGTCGCATCACGAGGAATCACTGTTAATGCCGTTGCTCCCGGTTTTATTGAAACAGATATGACCCGGGAATTGGATGAAGAACAGCGTCAGAGCATTTTGAGTGAAGTTCCTATGAATCGGCTCGGTTCTGCGGAAGAAATAGCTAAAGTAGTTGCTTTTTTGGCTAGTGATGATGCTGCATATATTACGGGTGAAACAATTCACGTTAATGGTGGAATGTACATGTCTTAA